One Paramisgurnus dabryanus chromosome 9, PD_genome_1.1, whole genome shotgun sequence DNA segment encodes these proteins:
- the gnrhr4 gene encoding gonadotropin releasing hormone receptor 4 encodes MNDSSPTSENNMFQQLTADDLNGTCDSSLPTCINGTGEAALQLPTFSMAAKVRVIITFTLCAVSAVCNLAVLWAASTNNKRKSHVRILIMNLTVADLLVTFIVMPVDAAWNITVQWLAGDLACRLLMFLKLVAMYSCAFVTVVISLDRQSAILNPLAINKAKTKNKLMLSVAWVMSVVLSVPQMFLFHNVTITVPANFTQCTTRGSFVKHWQETLYNMFTFICLFLIPLAIMIFCYTRILVEISRRMTKKNISSKEVHLRRSNSNIPKARMRTLKMSIVIVTSFIVCWTPYYLLGLWYWFLPDDLEETVSHSLTHILFIFGLLNAILDPITYGLYTIHFRKGLKHYCRNAIVLTESENNSIMTGSLKFSPSPFRMKRVTQTGPGTYPEENLVGGGDKKPQDSEKKECTP; translated from the exons ATGAATGACAGCTCTCCAACATCTGAAAACAACATGTTTCAGCAGCTGACAGCAGATGATCTCAATGGCACCTGCGACTCTTCTTTGCCCACATGTATCAATGGCACAGGTGAGGCAGCGTTGCAGCTGCCCACTTTCTCCATGGCAGCAAAAGTGAGGGTGATAATTACTTTCACACTTTGCGCGGTCTCTGCAGTGTGCAACCTCGCCGTGCTGTGGGCAGCCAGCACCAACAACAAGCGAAAATCCCACGTGAGGATTTTAATTATGAACCTTACCGTGGCCGACCTCCTCGTGACTTTCATCGTGATGCCGGTGGATGCGGCATGGAACATCACGGTTCAGTGGCTGGCAGGAGATCTGGCTTGCAGATTGTTAATGTTTCTTAAGCTTGTGGCTATGTACTCTTGCGCTTTTGTGACTGTGGTCATAAGCTTGGACAGGCAGTCGGCCATTCTCAACCCTTTGGCCATCAATAAGGCTAAGACGAAGAATAAACTCATGCTGAGCGTGGCATGGGTGATGAGTGTTGTCCTCTCTGTCCCCCAG ATGTTCCTGTTTCACAATGTGACCATTACAGTGCCTGCCAACTTCACCCAGTGCACCACTCGTGGTAGTTTCGTCAAGCACTGGCAGGAGACCCTCTACAACATGTTTACCTTTATTTGCCTTTTCCTCATTCCATTGGCCATCATGATCTTCTGCTACACAAGGATCTTGGTGGAGATATCTAGAAGAATGACCAAAAAGAACA TATCTTCAAAGGAAGTCCACCTACGGCGTTCAAACAGCAACATCCCAAAGGCACGTATGAGGACTTTGAAGATGAGCATAGTCATTGTGAcatcttttattgtttgttggACCCCCTACTACCTGCTGGGTCTCTGGTACTGGTTTCTTCCTGACGATTTAGAGGAAACCGTTTCTCACTCTTTGACTCATATCCTGTTTATTTTTGGCCTCTTGAATGCCATTCTGGATCCTATCACTTACGGCCTGTATACCATCCATTTCCGCAAAGGATTGAAACACTACTGCCGTAACGCCATCGTGCTAACAGAGTCAGAGAATAACTCCATCATGACCGGCTCATTGAAATTCTCCCCGTCCCCATTTCGCATGAAGAGAGTGACCCAGACGGGTCCAGGAACTTACCCGGAGGAGAATTTGGTAGGTGGAGGAGATAAAAAGCCACAAGACAGTGAAAAGAAGGAATGTACGCCATGA